Genomic segment of Primulina tabacum isolate GXHZ01 chromosome 11, ASM2559414v2, whole genome shotgun sequence:
AATTTCACTAGTGAGCTGGGCCGTTacattattttctttatttgtaaAGACAATGGAAGTTTATGAAATATACTGGTATTTGGCTAATTGCTACAAGGCTTATTGTTATCTAATTAACAATGCTGGATGTCATCGACGCTTCGGTCTCAGGGTGTGACACTCATAATTATGTATTAGTTCTAAAACAAACTTCCCATCGGGTGTTTGGCGAATGAGAATTTGATTTCTCCTTGACCTTGTTCCCGCTGGGTGTGCTTCTCCACCTACTTAGAAATCTGTTTGGGGTCTTGTCATATTTGTATTATGAGATCTCATATTTTCCCTTGGTGATCCATGAAAAGATGACCAAGTTATTGACGGAGGTTCGCCCCCTGTTGTATTTATCTTCTGATATACGACCTTGAGATTCACAAAATACTCTGCAAGGTTTTAAAGATCTTCAAGACCAATAATTTCTATAGCTTTCATCAGCTTAATTTCTTTCTGAGATAGTTTTAATCagattgatcattttttcgCCGGTTAAAGATTCGACATTTCTTTGGCCTTCACTTTTTGGTGTAATAAGTGTTCAGCACCAAATAATGATCGTAACCTTACTTCCAGATCATTTTACTAGAACTTGATTGTTGTTCTAGAGTTTAGATTATTGTTTGAATATTCTTTAAGTTTCTAAAAATTTCTTCTTGTTTTCAAATATTTCCTTGATTTTATGTGGTACATAGTGTAGCTAATTGTCATAGTTCTGTATTATCTTTTGGATCTCTCTAAGATCTCCAGAGAACTTAGAGGAATCCGAgactatttttaaaaatctattaCTTTGAATCATAAGCTTACCTTAAGAATATGATGCATTCTTTTTGCACCTGATGTCTAACATTGGTTAGCtctttttgtaaatatttgaaagtattgaaataaattttgtaAAAATGTAATTTCGAATATATGTTCAGATCcataatttttaagaaaatctcCTCCTCAAACATTCGATTACATAACAATAATAAAGCATTgtgtgtttgaaataattttacctaAACTCTATTACCATTTTTGTTTCAGTTATAACATTAATGATGTTATTTATCACTTTGTCAAAATTTGAGGAgttcaaattaaaatttttggtCTCAGAGATTAAATCCTCAGTTAAAATTCGATATGATGTTTTTCtcctaatttatttttatattttttaaacatcaattatttatatacattaaaatttaaaatatattccttattatattatattatataattattttatatttattgataTAAAACGTCTGATCCAACCATCGAATTAAATCAATCAATTCGGAAGTCCAAAGAAATGTGCCGTGGTTGCTCCTCAGAGTTCCTTTAAATATTTCGTCCAACTCTTTCTTGTGCCAACGCTTTTCTCCCTCCTACGCTGCTCTGCCCTTGCATTTCATATATTATGAACCCTTTCACCCTCAGTCTGTTTTCTGTTTTCCATGGTGTTGAAATTTTGTGTTTTTTCAACGTATTACACTAATTCGACACATTCCTTACCTTTTTTTTTAGATGAAGTTAATCTATGCATCAACGCATATGTTTCATATATTACGTCACGCGCCAGCTAGTTTAATGAAAATATGTTGTGTATATTGCCTGGTTTCCTCTAAAGGCTGCAGAAGCTAGAAATCTGGCGATGTACAAATTGGCTTCTCGTgcatgtagaagtttgagctcTGAGATTGACGGTACACATAAATTACTGATTGAAGCGAATCAATATTTGAGTGGGTTGTTGAATTCCGGTGGATGTGATGAAGCTAGAAAAGTGTTCGATGAAATGCCCGTGAGGGATGTGTGTACATGGAATACGATGTTATCTGGGTATGCAAATTCGGGAAGGCTTGTTGAAGCAAGAAAACTATTCGATGATGCTCCAAAAAGGAGTGTAATTACTTGGTCTTCACTTATTTCAGGGTACTGCAAAATGGGTTGTGAAATTGAAAGTTTTGAATTGTTCTGGGAGATGCGAATTCAGGGTTGCAGGCCTAGTGAGTTCACATTGGGCAGTGTCCTTAGACTATGCTCTATAAAGGGTTTTCTTTCAGGTGGCAGACAAATTCATGGTTATGCCATCAAGACTAGTTTTGATATGGATGCTTTTGTTGTTACTGGAATCATTGATTTGTATGCAAAATGCTTGCATGTTTTGGAAGCAAAGTATCTTTTTGAGAGAATGCAAGGTAGGAAAAATCATGTAACTTGGACTGCCATGATTAATGGGTATTCTTTAAATGGTGATGTTGTGGACGCAATTGACTGTTTTAGGGAAATGAGGGCAGATGGGGCTGAGGCTAACCAATATACTTTTCCAGGAGTGCTCACAGCATGTGCCGCTATGTCTAATATTGAATTCGGGACACAAGTGCATAGTTGTGTTGTTCGTGGTGGTTTTGGTTCTAATGTGTTTGTTCAAAGTGCATTGGTTGATATGTATGCAAAATGTGGAGACCTGAGTAGGGCTTGGAAAGTGGTGGAATCGATGCAGGATGATGATTTGATTTCATGGAATGCTATGATTGTTGGGTGTGTAAGACAGGATGTTCCGGGACAAGCATTATCTTTATTCGTAATGATGCATGAAAAAGGGATGGAACTTGATGAATTTACATATCCCTCAGTTATAAACTCTTTAGCTTCAATGAAAGATGAGAAGAATGGCAAATCTCTTCACGCTTTGGTTACAAAATCTGGATTTGATGGGTACAAACTAGTGAGCAATGCTCTCATTGATATGTATGCCAAGCAGGATGATTTAGTTTGCgcatttaaattgttaaatttttCGGTGGACAAGGATGTGATCTCTTGGACATCTGTCATTACCGGTTGTGCTCACAATGGACATCATGAAGAAGGTCTGAAGTTGTTCTGTAAAATGAGAATGGATGAAATGGATGTCGACCAAGTTGTCGTAGCCAGCATTTTGAGTTCAAGTGCAGAGTTGGCTTTGTTAGATTTTGGGAAGCAAGTGCATGGAAATTCAATAAAATCTGGGCATGGTTCGTCCTTGCTCGTTAATAATTCTCTCGTGTCATTGTATGCGAATTGTGGTTGTTTGGAAGACGCGAGAAAGGTTTTTGACTCGATGAAAATTTGTAATGTGATCACTTGGACGGCTCTAATTGTTGGCTATGCCCAAAATCGTAAAGGATTGGAGTCTCTTCATATTTATGATGAAATGATAGCTAGCGGGATAAAGCCTGATTTTGTTACTTTTGTAGGATTGCTTTTTGCTTGCAGTCATGCAGGCCTTGTTGAACGTGGCCGCTATTACTTTGAATCCATGCAAAAAGATTATGGAATAAGACCTGGTCCAAATCATTATGCTTGTATGATTGATCTTTTAGGCCGATCAGGGAAAATGCATGAGGCAGAgaagttattaaataaaatgGACATCAAACCTGACACAGCGGTTTGGAAAGCATTGCTTGCTGCTTGTAGAATGCATAAGAATATTAATTTGGCAAAGAGAGCTGCAACTGCCCTTTTAGAACTGAACCCTCGAGATTCTGTCCCGTATGTTGTGttatcaaatatttattcatCAACTGAAAAGTGGAAAGAAGC
This window contains:
- the LOC142518897 gene encoding pentatricopeptide repeat-containing protein At2g03880, mitochondrial yields the protein MYKLASRACRSLSSEIDGTHKLLIEANQYLSGLLNSGGCDEARKVFDEMPVRDVCTWNTMLSGYANSGRLVEARKLFDDAPKRSVITWSSLISGYCKMGCEIESFELFWEMRIQGCRPSEFTLGSVLRLCSIKGFLSGGRQIHGYAIKTSFDMDAFVVTGIIDLYAKCLHVLEAKYLFERMQGRKNHVTWTAMINGYSLNGDVVDAIDCFREMRADGAEANQYTFPGVLTACAAMSNIEFGTQVHSCVVRGGFGSNVFVQSALVDMYAKCGDLSRAWKVVESMQDDDLISWNAMIVGCVRQDVPGQALSLFVMMHEKGMELDEFTYPSVINSLASMKDEKNGKSLHALVTKSGFDGYKLVSNALIDMYAKQDDLVCAFKLLNFSVDKDVISWTSVITGCAHNGHHEEGLKLFCKMRMDEMDVDQVVVASILSSSAELALLDFGKQVHGNSIKSGHGSSLLVNNSLVSLYANCGCLEDARKVFDSMKICNVITWTALIVGYAQNRKGLESLHIYDEMIASGIKPDFVTFVGLLFACSHAGLVERGRYYFESMQKDYGIRPGPNHYACMIDLLGRSGKMHEAEKLLNKMDIKPDTAVWKALLAACRMHKNINLAKRAATALLELNPRDSVPYVVLSNIYSSTEKWKEAAAVRKKMKSKGLGKEPGCSWIEMNSKAHIFMCEDRSHPKANEIYLKLDEVLMLIKEAGYVPDTNFALHDINEEAKECGLAFHSEKLAVAFGILYVPMGAPIRIYKNLRVCGDCHNAVKFISQVYQRHIVLRDSNCFHHFREGICSCADFW